In Arthrobacter sp. SLBN-112, a genomic segment contains:
- a CDS encoding HIT family protein → MSTLFTRILKGEIPGRFVWREDDVSAFLTTGPLADGHTLVVPTEEVDRWTDASPETLARVMDVARRIGAVQVETFGARRAGLIVAGYEVNHLHVHVWPSQSMSDFDFGSADQNPDPAVLDANAEKLREGLRAAGYGEFVPGS, encoded by the coding sequence ATGAGTACACTTTTCACCAGGATCCTGAAGGGCGAGATCCCCGGCCGGTTCGTGTGGCGCGAGGACGATGTGTCCGCGTTCCTCACCACCGGTCCGCTCGCCGATGGCCACACGCTGGTGGTTCCCACCGAGGAAGTGGACCGCTGGACCGACGCATCGCCGGAAACACTGGCCCGGGTCATGGACGTCGCGCGGCGCATCGGGGCCGTGCAAGTGGAGACGTTCGGGGCCCGGCGGGCCGGCCTGATCGTGGCCGGTTACGAGGTCAACCACTTGCACGTCCACGTCTGGCCGTCCCAAAGCATGTCCGACTTCGACTTCGGCTCAGCAGACCAGAACCCGGACCCCGCGGTACTGGACGCCAACGCGGAAAAGCTCCGTGAAGGCCTCCGCGCGGCGGGCTACGGGGAGTTCGTGCCCGGGAGTTAG
- a CDS encoding MBL fold metallo-hydrolase → MKLTKYTHSCVRLEKESGVLVLDPGAFSESAEALAGAHAVLVTHEHQDHLDAKAVVDALTGNKDLALYAPGSVATRLRGEAAGAADRIHTVEPGSSFQAAGFEIRSFGGQHALIHPQIPMVANIGYLVDHNVYHPGDSFIIPDGINVKTLLVPLHAPWSKSAEVVDFVIGVRAPHAFQIHDGLLNEIGMGIVEGHVKRIGAKYGTEYRHLAARESVEV, encoded by the coding sequence ATGAAGCTGACCAAGTACACCCACTCCTGCGTCCGGCTCGAGAAGGAATCCGGCGTCCTGGTCCTGGATCCCGGCGCCTTCTCAGAATCAGCCGAGGCCCTTGCCGGGGCCCACGCCGTCCTGGTGACCCATGAGCACCAGGACCACCTGGACGCCAAAGCCGTGGTGGATGCCCTCACTGGCAACAAGGACCTGGCACTGTACGCGCCCGGGTCCGTGGCCACCCGGTTGCGCGGGGAAGCCGCCGGCGCCGCCGACCGGATCCACACCGTTGAACCCGGGTCCTCGTTCCAGGCGGCCGGCTTCGAGATCCGCAGCTTCGGCGGACAGCACGCCCTGATCCACCCCCAGATCCCCATGGTGGCGAACATTGGATACCTGGTGGACCACAACGTCTACCACCCCGGAGATTCCTTCATCATCCCGGACGGCATCAACGTGAAGACACTGCTGGTCCCGCTGCACGCACCGTGGAGCAAGTCAGCTGAGGTGGTGGATTTCGTCATCGGAGTCCGGGCGCCGCACGCGTTCCAGATCCACGACGGCCTGCTTAATGAGATCGGGATGGGCATCGTCGAAGGCCACGTGAAGCGGATCGGCGCGAAGTACGGCACCGAGTACCGGCATCTGGCTGCCCGCGAGTCCGTGGAGGTTTAG
- a CDS encoding PLP-dependent cysteine synthase family protein has product MKIEGSGNAEGSRRSGADREWADNAIRTIRAENNRSADTHLYAVPLPEQWGIQLYLKDESTHRSGSLKHRLARSLFLFGLVNGWIREDTTIVEASSGSTAVSEAYFARLLGLPFVAVMARTTSQEKIALIERFGGACLLVENASDVYAVAEDVAATCNGHYMDQFTYAERATDWRGNNNIAESIFGQLGLERHPVPDWIVVGAGTGGTSATIGRYLRYHSHPTRLLVVDPENSAFYPGWLGETAGQPTGLPSRIEGIGRARMEPSFVPSVIDRMVQVPDAASVAAMRHLDSYAGLHAGPSTGTNLWGVWQTVARMLSDGRQGSVVSLMCDGGERYAGNYYNPDWLASQGLDPAPYEAVISRFLDTGEWTAD; this is encoded by the coding sequence GTGAAGATCGAGGGCAGCGGAAACGCGGAAGGCAGCCGCCGCAGCGGGGCGGACCGGGAATGGGCGGACAACGCCATTCGCACCATCAGGGCGGAAAACAACCGATCGGCAGACACCCACCTCTACGCAGTGCCATTGCCGGAGCAATGGGGCATCCAGCTCTATCTCAAGGACGAGTCGACCCACCGTTCCGGCAGCCTTAAGCACCGGCTGGCGCGGTCCCTGTTCCTGTTCGGACTGGTCAACGGCTGGATCCGGGAGGACACCACCATCGTGGAGGCCTCCAGCGGCAGTACGGCGGTATCGGAGGCATATTTCGCCCGGCTGCTGGGGCTGCCCTTCGTGGCGGTGATGGCGCGCACCACCAGCCAGGAAAAGATCGCGCTGATCGAACGGTTCGGCGGCGCCTGCCTGCTGGTGGAGAACGCGTCGGATGTCTACGCCGTGGCCGAAGACGTGGCTGCCACCTGCAACGGGCACTACATGGACCAGTTCACGTATGCGGAGCGGGCCACCGACTGGCGCGGCAACAACAACATCGCCGAGTCGATCTTCGGCCAGCTGGGCTTGGAGCGGCATCCCGTGCCGGACTGGATCGTGGTGGGAGCGGGTACCGGCGGAACCAGCGCCACGATCGGCCGCTACCTGCGCTACCACAGCCATCCCACCCGGCTGCTGGTGGTGGACCCGGAAAACTCGGCGTTCTACCCCGGCTGGCTGGGGGAAACCGCAGGACAGCCCACCGGCCTGCCGTCACGGATTGAAGGCATCGGCCGGGCCCGGATGGAGCCAAGCTTCGTCCCCTCGGTCATCGACCGGATGGTCCAGGTGCCCGATGCTGCTTCCGTGGCCGCCATGCGCCACCTGGACTCCTACGCCGGCCTGCATGCCGGCCCGTCCACCGGCACCAACCTTTGGGGCGTCTGGCAAACAGTCGCCCGGATGCTGTCCGACGGCCGGCAGGGCAGTGTTGTTTCGTTGATGTGCGACGGCGGCGAGCGCTATGCGGGCAATTACTACAACCCGGACTGGCTTGCGTCGCAGGGGTTGGATCCGGCGCCGTACGAGGCTGTGATCTCGAGGTTCCTCGACACGGGCGAGTGGACCGCGGACTAA
- a CDS encoding metal ABC transporter permease: protein MDANSILGAIFNFDNYGELLVLVQNSIWAGAVLGLLGGLVGTFVMKRDLAFAVHGISELSFAGAAFALLIGADVVFGSLIGSVAAALLLGLMGVRARDKNSIIGVIMPFGLGLGILFLSLYQGRAANKFGLLTGQIVSVDTVQLQALAGAALVVMLTLVAIWRPLNFASIDPELAEARGVPVRTLAIVFMILLGVSVALSIQVVGALLVLALLITPAAAALRVTSSPVLVVVLSVVFAVTATVGGILLALGGRIPISPYVTTLSFLIYVVCRVIGSVLAARGINGRVLTAARRP from the coding sequence ATGGACGCCAACAGCATCCTGGGGGCCATCTTCAACTTCGACAACTACGGCGAGCTGCTTGTCCTGGTCCAGAATTCGATCTGGGCCGGCGCAGTCCTTGGACTCCTCGGCGGCCTGGTGGGCACCTTCGTCATGAAGCGCGATCTTGCCTTTGCAGTCCATGGCATTTCCGAACTCTCCTTCGCCGGTGCGGCCTTTGCCCTGCTCATCGGCGCGGACGTGGTCTTCGGCTCGCTGATCGGATCCGTGGCGGCAGCCCTGCTGCTGGGCCTGATGGGGGTCCGCGCCCGGGACAAGAACTCCATCATCGGGGTGATCATGCCGTTTGGGCTGGGGCTGGGAATCCTGTTCCTGTCCCTGTACCAAGGCCGTGCAGCGAACAAGTTCGGGCTGCTCACCGGCCAAATCGTCTCGGTGGACACCGTCCAGCTCCAGGCGCTGGCCGGAGCCGCGCTGGTGGTCATGCTCACACTGGTGGCCATCTGGCGGCCCCTGAACTTCGCCAGCATCGACCCGGAGCTCGCCGAGGCGCGGGGAGTTCCCGTGCGGACCCTGGCCATCGTGTTCATGATCCTGCTGGGAGTCAGCGTGGCACTGTCCATCCAGGTGGTGGGGGCCCTCCTGGTCCTCGCGCTGCTGATCACCCCTGCAGCCGCTGCACTGCGGGTCACGTCATCGCCGGTGTTGGTGGTGGTCCTGAGCGTCGTCTTCGCCGTGACCGCCACGGTGGGCGGAATCCTGCTGGCCCTGGGCGGCCGGATCCCGATCAGCCCCTACGTCACTACGTTGTCATTCCTGATCTACGTCGTGTGCCGCGTCATCGGATCCGTGCTGGCCGCCCGTGGAATCAACGGCAGGGTCCTTACAGCTGCCCGGCGGCCTTAA
- a CDS encoding metal ABC transporter solute-binding protein, Zn/Mn family, giving the protein MRRKAAASSFVAALAGLGLLLSACSTQPSQAPDPAAGINVVASTNVYGDIARTIGGDKVKVTAIISNTAQDPHSYEATAQDRLAVSKAQLVIENGGGYDDFLHTLVEGSKLDSSAVLTAVDVSGLAHPEDATAQATASAPAATDGHDHGDFNEHVWYSLPAMERMADSIAGKLGTLDPASAATFTSNADSFKSALSALHSRLDSVKAAAAGGEVAVTEPVPLYLLEDAGLENATPEQYTAAIEEGSDVPPAVLKEATDLVASKSVRLLAYNAQTEGPQTEALKKAAEAAGVPVVDFNETLPEGKTYLQWMTDNVNNISKVVEANR; this is encoded by the coding sequence GTGCGCCGTAAAGCCGCTGCCAGCTCCTTCGTTGCCGCCCTAGCAGGGCTTGGCCTCCTGCTCAGTGCATGCAGCACGCAGCCCTCGCAGGCGCCGGACCCAGCGGCGGGCATCAACGTCGTAGCGTCAACGAACGTCTACGGGGACATCGCCAGGACGATCGGCGGCGACAAGGTGAAAGTCACCGCCATCATCAGCAACACGGCGCAGGATCCGCACTCCTATGAGGCAACCGCGCAGGACCGGCTCGCCGTCTCAAAAGCCCAGCTGGTCATCGAGAACGGCGGCGGCTATGACGACTTCCTCCACACCCTGGTGGAGGGGAGCAAGCTGGACAGCTCCGCTGTCCTCACCGCCGTCGACGTCTCCGGCCTGGCCCACCCGGAAGACGCCACGGCCCAGGCCACGGCGTCCGCTCCTGCCGCCACCGACGGGCATGATCACGGCGACTTCAACGAACATGTCTGGTACAGCCTGCCTGCCATGGAGCGGATGGCAGACAGCATCGCCGGAAAACTCGGCACGCTTGACCCAGCCTCCGCCGCCACCTTCACCTCCAACGCGGACTCGTTCAAATCGGCGTTGTCCGCCTTGCACAGCCGGCTGGACTCCGTGAAAGCCGCCGCGGCAGGCGGCGAAGTGGCCGTCACGGAGCCGGTTCCGCTCTACCTGCTGGAGGACGCGGGCTTGGAGAACGCCACGCCGGAGCAATACACTGCTGCGATCGAAGAGGGAAGCGATGTACCGCCTGCCGTCCTGAAGGAAGCGACTGACCTGGTGGCGTCCAAGAGCGTGCGCCTGCTGGCTTACAACGCCCAGACCGAAGGGCCGCAGACCGAGGCGCTGAAGAAGGCAGCCGAGGCCGCCGGGGTTCCGGTGGTGGATTTCAACGAGACCCTGCCCGAAGGCAAGACCTACCTCCAGTGGATGACGGACAACGTGAACAACATCAGCAAAGTCGTGGAGGCCAACCGGTGA
- a CDS encoding metal ABC transporter ATP-binding protein, with protein MNSVVSLKGAGLAFGQRTLWSDLDLEIRPGEFFAVLGPNGSGKTSFLKVLLGLQKLHAGHATLGGRPVERGSSLIGYIPQQKSFPVDTPMRARDLVGLGVDGHRWGVRLSAGKTNRRVDQLLELVGASDYAKVPVGQLSGGEQQRLRVAQALATDPQVLLCDEPLLSLDLHHQQAVSALINKQSHEKNSAVVFVTHEINPIIDYVDRVLYLAGGRFRVGTPEEVMTTEVLSDLYGSQVEVIHANGRIVVVGLPDATTHHHHADAGALAGEVA; from the coding sequence GTGAATTCCGTTGTCAGCCTCAAGGGCGCCGGGCTTGCGTTCGGCCAGCGGACGCTCTGGTCCGACCTTGACCTGGAGATCCGGCCGGGTGAGTTCTTCGCCGTGCTGGGTCCGAACGGCAGCGGCAAGACCAGCTTCCTGAAAGTCCTGCTCGGCCTGCAAAAGCTGCACGCCGGGCACGCCACGCTGGGCGGCCGCCCCGTGGAACGCGGCAGCAGCCTGATCGGCTACATCCCGCAGCAGAAGTCCTTTCCGGTGGATACACCCATGCGCGCCCGCGACCTGGTGGGCCTGGGCGTGGACGGCCACCGCTGGGGTGTCCGGCTCTCCGCGGGGAAGACCAACCGGCGCGTGGACCAGCTCCTTGAACTGGTGGGAGCCTCCGACTACGCCAAGGTGCCGGTGGGCCAGCTCTCCGGTGGCGAGCAGCAGCGGCTCCGGGTGGCGCAGGCACTCGCGACGGATCCCCAGGTGCTGCTGTGCGACGAGCCGCTGCTTTCCCTTGACCTGCATCATCAGCAGGCGGTCAGCGCGCTGATCAACAAACAAAGCCACGAGAAGAACAGCGCCGTCGTCTTCGTCACCCATGAGATCAACCCGATCATCGACTACGTTGACCGGGTGCTGTACCTGGCCGGCGGACGCTTTCGCGTGGGGACGCCGGAGGAAGTCATGACCACGGAGGTGCTCTCGGACCTGTACGGCAGCCAGGTGGAGGTGATCCACGCCAACGGCAGGATCGTCGTCGTCGGCCTGCCGGACGCCACCACCCACCACCACCATGCTGACGCGGGCGCCCTGGCCGGGGAGGTGGCGTGA
- a CDS encoding Fur family transcriptional regulator, with the protein MPIGVKADSAAPSPAGGGKEQRVTKQRKAVSAALDDLDDFVSTQELYRILHSQGVSVSLATAYRILQSLADEGLVDVLRNGDGEAVYRRCNVTGHHHHLLCRNCGKAVEVEAPAVETWAARTAAEHGFTAVDHTVEIFGLCPDCTVLKAAGQL; encoded by the coding sequence ATGCCGATCGGCGTCAAGGCTGATTCCGCCGCCCCGTCCCCGGCAGGAGGCGGCAAGGAACAGCGGGTCACCAAGCAGCGCAAGGCCGTCAGCGCGGCCCTGGATGACCTTGATGACTTTGTCAGCACTCAGGAGCTCTACCGGATCCTGCACAGCCAGGGCGTCTCCGTATCCCTCGCAACGGCCTACCGGATCCTCCAGTCCCTCGCGGACGAGGGCCTGGTCGATGTACTGCGCAACGGCGACGGCGAGGCAGTGTACCGGCGCTGCAACGTGACCGGGCACCACCATCACCTGCTCTGCAGGAACTGCGGCAAGGCCGTGGAGGTGGAAGCGCCCGCGGTCGAGACCTGGGCAGCGCGGACTGCGGCCGAACACGGCTTCACGGCGGTTGACCACACGGTGGAAATTTTCGGGCTGTGCCCGGACTGCACCGTCCTTAAGGCCGCCGGGCAGCTGTAA
- a CDS encoding hemolysin family protein, with the protein MNDWAGILWLGLLLLGNAFFVAAEFAIMSARRSQIEPLADAGSKRAQTTLRAMENVSLMLACAQLGITVCSLLILLVAEPAIHHLLAVPLETVGLSAEAAGVAAFAVALLLVTFLHVTFGEMVPKNISVSVADKAALILAPPLLFVARLVHPVISALNWSANHILKLMRIEPKDEVTSSFTLEEVQSIVQESTRHGLVDDDAGLINGALEFSEHTAEDIMVPLEHLVMLGVTTTPVEFEKAVSRTGFSRFPMLDDEDMLYGYLHVKDVLSIPESGYELPIPEGRVRSLANLALGDEIETAMSVMQRTGSHLARVIGPDGRTRGVLFLEDVIEQLVGEIRDATQATGIRRLGQPNGSQKAK; encoded by the coding sequence ATGAACGACTGGGCCGGAATCCTGTGGCTGGGCCTGCTCCTGCTGGGCAACGCCTTCTTCGTGGCTGCGGAGTTCGCCATCATGTCCGCCCGCCGCAGCCAGATAGAACCGCTGGCCGATGCCGGGTCCAAGCGGGCCCAGACCACCCTGCGGGCAATGGAGAATGTCTCGCTGATGCTGGCGTGCGCGCAGCTGGGCATCACTGTTTGCTCACTGCTGATCCTGCTGGTGGCCGAACCCGCCATCCACCACCTGCTGGCTGTTCCCCTCGAGACGGTTGGCCTGTCGGCTGAGGCGGCGGGCGTTGCGGCCTTCGCGGTGGCGCTGCTGCTGGTGACTTTCCTGCATGTCACGTTCGGTGAGATGGTGCCGAAGAACATCTCCGTCTCCGTGGCGGACAAAGCCGCGCTGATCCTGGCGCCACCGCTGCTCTTCGTTGCGCGGCTGGTGCACCCGGTGATTTCAGCACTGAACTGGTCCGCCAACCACATCCTCAAGCTCATGAGGATCGAGCCCAAGGACGAGGTAACGTCCTCATTCACGCTTGAGGAAGTCCAATCGATCGTCCAGGAGTCCACCCGCCACGGCCTGGTGGACGACGACGCCGGGCTCATCAACGGTGCGCTCGAGTTTTCCGAGCACACCGCCGAGGACATCATGGTGCCGCTGGAGCACCTGGTCATGCTCGGTGTAACCACCACCCCCGTGGAGTTCGAGAAGGCGGTCAGCCGGACGGGGTTCTCCCGGTTCCCCATGCTGGATGACGAGGACATGCTGTACGGCTACCTCCACGTGAAGGACGTGTTGTCCATCCCGGAATCCGGCTATGAGCTGCCGATTCCCGAAGGCCGTGTCCGGTCGCTGGCCAACCTTGCCCTGGGCGATGAGATTGAAACTGCCATGTCCGTCATGCAGCGCACGGGGTCCCACCTTGCCAGGGTGATCGGCCCGGACGGCAGGACGCGGGGTGTCCTGTTCCTTGAGGATGTGATCGAACAGCTCGTTGGTGAAATCCGGGACGCCACGCAGGCCACCGGGATCCGCCGGCTGGGCCAGCCCAACGGCAGCCAAAAGGCTAAATAG
- a CDS encoding beta-ketoacyl-ACP synthase III produces the protein MKITLAQGPAGTELAGLGHAQPAHVMDNHELEGMMDTSDEWIRQRTGIVTRHIAAEGETVVDLAVPAARMALADSGIAAADIDLVVVATTTAAERSPNTAGRIAEALGLGRDGRGPGIMDINTACSGFEYALGVADQAIRTGSATHAIVVGAETLSAVTDWTDRATAVLTADGAGAAVVRPSANPRIGPVVWGSEAGMADAVRISPPSGRFSQNGREVLRWALTRAPERAREVVARAGLAMDDIQVLAAHQANLRIIEPLAEALGLTDRIVITDVTESGNTSAASVPLGLSKWWHAGRIPADVPALLFGFGGGFTYAGMVAMTPRRG, from the coding sequence ATGAAGATTACGCTTGCCCAGGGTCCTGCCGGAACTGAGCTCGCCGGCCTGGGCCACGCCCAGCCCGCGCACGTCATGGACAACCATGAACTCGAAGGCATGATGGACACGAGCGACGAGTGGATCCGCCAGCGCACGGGCATCGTCACGAGGCATATTGCGGCCGAAGGCGAAACCGTGGTGGACCTCGCGGTTCCGGCGGCGCGCATGGCCCTCGCTGATTCCGGGATCGCCGCGGCGGACATCGATCTTGTGGTGGTCGCCACGACGACTGCGGCGGAGCGGTCCCCCAACACCGCAGGGCGCATCGCCGAGGCACTGGGCCTGGGCCGGGACGGCCGCGGCCCGGGGATCATGGACATCAATACGGCCTGCTCCGGCTTCGAGTACGCGCTGGGCGTGGCTGACCAGGCCATCCGGACGGGAAGCGCCACGCACGCGATCGTGGTCGGGGCGGAAACCCTTTCGGCCGTCACGGACTGGACGGACCGCGCGACGGCGGTGCTCACCGCCGACGGTGCCGGAGCCGCCGTCGTACGTCCGTCCGCCAATCCGCGGATTGGCCCGGTGGTCTGGGGTTCGGAGGCCGGCATGGCGGACGCCGTCCGGATCTCCCCGCCGTCGGGCAGGTTTTCGCAGAACGGCCGGGAGGTCCTCCGGTGGGCGCTGACCAGGGCGCCGGAGCGCGCCCGCGAGGTGGTGGCCCGTGCCGGCCTGGCGATGGACGACATCCAGGTCCTCGCCGCCCACCAGGCCAACCTGCGCATCATTGAACCGCTCGCGGAGGCTTTGGGCCTGACGGACCGGATCGTGATCACCGACGTCACCGAGTCCGGGAACACGTCCGCCGCCAGTGTGCCGCTCGGCTTGAGCAAGTGGTGGCATGCCGGGCGGATCCCGGCGGATGTGCCGGCGCTGTTGTTCGGGTTTGGCGGCGGCTTCACCTACGCCGGCATGGTGGCGATGACTCCCCGCCGGGGCTGA
- a CDS encoding hemolysin family protein, which yields MEWLLLAAGLLLIAGTGFFVAVEFSLIALDQPTVQRAIDDGDAGAVPLLTCLKSLSTQLSSCQLGITLTTLLTGYVMEPSVGHILKGPLAAVGLPPVVVESASLVLAMVLATLLSMLLGELVPKNMAIALAFPVGRALAGPQLVFTTIFKPAILVLNGFSNRILHVFGLEAKEEISGARTPAELASLVRRSAAMGTLNAGTANFIARTLDFSSRTAADVMTPRIRVETIDADQPVSDVVDAARRTGYSRFPVIGDSADDIRGLVHVKKAVAVPWERRQNLEAGAIMTDVLRVPETIHLDALLAELREGNLQLAVVLDEYGGTAGIATLEDLVEEIVGEVADEHDKVRPGLLQSASGDWYFPGLLRPDELSEQIPGLSVPDEAAYETVGGYVMSKLGRIAAVGDTVPVGGGTLSVTRMDGRRIDRICFRPAKEPGTPDASDRSKP from the coding sequence ATGGAGTGGCTCCTCCTCGCAGCAGGTTTGCTGCTGATCGCCGGCACAGGCTTTTTCGTGGCCGTCGAGTTCTCCCTTATCGCGCTGGACCAGCCCACCGTCCAACGCGCCATTGACGACGGCGACGCCGGCGCGGTACCGCTGCTCACCTGCCTGAAGTCACTGTCCACCCAGCTCTCAAGCTGCCAGCTGGGCATCACCTTGACGACCCTCCTTACCGGTTACGTCATGGAACCCTCTGTAGGCCATATCCTCAAGGGCCCGCTGGCCGCCGTCGGACTGCCCCCCGTGGTGGTTGAATCGGCCTCGCTCGTCCTGGCCATGGTCTTGGCCACCCTGCTCTCCATGCTCCTGGGAGAGCTGGTGCCCAAGAACATGGCGATCGCCCTGGCGTTTCCGGTGGGCCGCGCACTGGCCGGCCCGCAGCTGGTCTTCACCACCATCTTCAAACCGGCCATCCTGGTCCTCAACGGATTCTCCAACCGGATCCTGCACGTGTTCGGGCTGGAAGCCAAAGAGGAGATTTCCGGCGCGCGGACGCCGGCAGAGCTTGCCTCGCTGGTCCGCCGTTCCGCGGCCATGGGGACGCTCAACGCCGGAACCGCCAACTTCATTGCCCGCACCCTGGACTTTTCCAGCCGGACGGCTGCGGATGTGATGACGCCGCGCATCCGGGTGGAGACGATCGACGCCGACCAGCCGGTGTCCGACGTCGTGGATGCCGCGCGCCGGACCGGGTACTCCCGGTTCCCTGTCATCGGTGATTCGGCCGATGACATCCGCGGGCTGGTACACGTCAAGAAAGCCGTCGCGGTCCCGTGGGAACGCCGGCAGAACCTCGAAGCGGGCGCGATCATGACCGATGTCCTGCGGGTGCCTGAGACCATCCACCTCGATGCCCTGCTGGCCGAGTTGCGGGAGGGGAACCTCCAGCTGGCAGTCGTGCTGGACGAATACGGCGGAACCGCCGGCATCGCCACACTGGAGGACCTCGTGGAGGAGATTGTCGGGGAAGTGGCGGACGAGCATGACAAGGTCCGCCCCGGGCTCCTGCAAAGCGCCTCCGGCGACTGGTACTTCCCAGGCCTCCTCCGTCCGGACGAGCTGTCCGAACAGATTCCAGGGCTGAGCGTTCCGGACGAAGCGGCCTACGAGACGGTGGGCGGCTATGTGATGAGCAAGCTGGGCAGGATCGCGGCGGTGGGGGACACCGTTCCCGTAGGCGGCGGAACACTCAGCGTGACCAGGATGGACGGCCGCAGGATCGACCGCATCTGCTTCCGGCCCGCGAAGGAGCCCGGAACGCCGGACGCCAGTGACAGGAGCAAGCCATGA